In the genome of Vicia villosa cultivar HV-30 ecotype Madison, WI unplaced genomic scaffold, Vvil1.0 ctg.000351F_1_1, whole genome shotgun sequence, one region contains:
- the LOC131627160 gene encoding MLP-like protein 34, translating to MVLAGKLITELGIKTPADRFYKLFQSELHEVQNHCERIHHTKLHEGEDWHDTDTVKHWTYVIGDEVHTCYETIEEVDEENKKNTWKLFGGDIDKHYKVFKLILEVTDKADGTAAAKWAIEYEKINEDIEPPNGWMDYLSKCTKDIDVNLSKARVARKD from the exons ATGGTTCTAGCTGGCAAACTTATCACTGAACTTGGTATCAAAACACCCGCTGACAGGTTCTACAAActatttcaatcagaacttcacGAAGTTCAAAACCATTGTGAAAGAATTCATCATACCAAGTTGCATGAAGGTGAAGACTGGCATGACACTGATACAGTTAAACACTGGACTTATGTCATAG GTGATGAGGTACACACATGTTATGAGACTATTGAAGAAGTTGATGAAGAGAACAAGAAGAACACATGGAAGCTGTTTGGTGGAGACATTGATAAGCACTATAAGGTCTTTAAGCTCATTCTGGAAGTAACTGATAAGGCTGATGGTACTGCTGCTGCTAAATGGGCCATTGAATATGAGAAAATCAATGAGGATATTGAGCCTCCAAATGGATGGATGGACTACCTTAGCAAATGCACTAAGGATATTGATGTTAATCTTTCCAAGGCAAGGGTCGCTCGAAAGGATTAA